A genome region from Anopheles stephensi strain Indian chromosome 2, UCI_ANSTEP_V1.0, whole genome shotgun sequence includes the following:
- the LOC118502676 gene encoding TBC1 domain family member 4 isoform X4, whose translation MAELMQQMRDPATIGGGSVGSIPQSIVSSSANPNDLQKALRNQGIHSTPASNLKLAEQMRHAQHDSSPTIAYHQPQQTQPSHPHSQQQYQNGSTNRLATSKSYSGGLNNSAGGVNGGATGNSSISSSLSSLPDISANNSQFFEVLYIGKIKVSHKRVPITFIDDALPKFKAYDAEKLRQQQELTRKQSTPVSEESSTEGEASPGRNESETRGTESTPPAPDDPPEVFQGRRVSTFDIPTRKIENDTAGDSNASGSGKEEPKRVEENCSANVQQGQEQQQPHQQQQQQQPPSAAAPIAERVVVTKQTKSASPQEEDAPVKRDRSASIGSIPVVEQNRTMVFLIGQSDLRLISPDRKQVLLHKAFRDVASCAHGHKNSDHFGIICRDMNNDGYIGYVFKCQSEQVAEDVVFSISQAFTACSEQTKQKERAAAQIFSCEHCPMLWYHKLCTDTEGQSDKKTQYMIFKRIDTTLTDDEQRLLMEKYRGAEEAAGSSLGEQNQFLMMLLRAHCESKQQRHVHDTVEHRTEFLNQYLGGSGIFMKAKRSLTSSFDHLLKRRTSRDDFVAGSLKDSSSTGELKDGGFEPVTRARASTIGSSPSMGRKNSDAGNGTTPQLKSPMMDIFIKVGNSPRDHGHAGSWRQAMLHRVVTPSKNMKSGPEEYMSPLRAAGAPAKKRTREELRELWRVGIKQTIILNRMEKENAHLQARQHEIKSNEIRRVKLEYDEIAVCDKRAAEQWDTLLDNCAASVAIPTKQALLYQAMKNGVPRSKRGEIWMYLAEQHAHRYPAPIDTTNFPNFNTPYHVLLKNLTEHQHAIFIDLGRTFPDHKYYKDALGVGQLSLFNLLKAYSILDPELGYCQGLGFICAVLLLHLEEADAFELLKHLMFRRQMRAKYLPDMKQFQLQLYQLSRLLKDHIPELYEWFDQHDISPTLYAAPWILTVFSSHFPLGFVVRVFDLLFLESFDVIFRCAIALLEAHKEPLLQRDNFEDIMDYLKNVIPKIDAEVMEKVFRNVFRSDFSRQLIESQVEYNVLQEEMTSQNHHRESYNRLKEEYQQLNAQLQFSQSNMMQLEKQRLCQQDQIQSLQTQVQTLENTVHTLVRFIEQTVDARSDAVLPNDVCRIVQQVQELQQQQQQQQKKRSPIFVDRKIGKSISFNSNLGLALNVLEEATEPDGPGTPTKKKQPYFQNSFTQIRQQQQRTSLWLHKLDECNSTTSPEHGVGSSVTGSTGGLSSASMKALSGNSDDSGIATPISPQLHAPSTTPMVAESRPLVPFENHPLSSCGDVAVQYNGTTQLKSLKPRSQSRHGSVSSIVSETSTEPRPQIATDRS comes from the exons ATGGCCGAACTGATGCAGCAGATGCGTGATCCGGCCACGATCGGGGGCGGCTCGGTTGGCAGCATACCGCAGAGCATCGTTTCCTCCAGCGCGAATCCAAACGATCTGCAGAAGGCCCTCCGCAACCAAGGCATCCATTCGACGCCCGCCTCCAACCTGAAGCTTGCGGAACAGATGCGTCACGCACAGCATGACAGTAGCCCCACAATAGCCTATCACCAGCCACAGCAAACCCAGCCGTCCCATCCTCactcgcagcagcagtaccaaaATGGGAGTACGAATCGTTTGGCCACCTCGAAAAGTTATTCCGGTGGTTTGAATAATTCGGCCGGCGGTGTGAACGGTGGCGCAACCGGTAACAGCAGTATCTCGTCCAGCCTATCCTCCCTGCCGGACATATCGGCCAACAATTCACAGTTCTTCGAGGTGCTGTACATCGGCAAGATCAAGGTGTCGCACAAGCGCGTCCCGATCACCTTCATCGATGATGCGCTGCCCAAGTTCAAGGCGTATGACGCGGAGAAGCTGCGCCAGCAGCAGGAATTAACGCGAAAG CAAAGCACACCTGTCAGTGAGGAATCGTCTACGGAAGGTGAAGCAAGTCCCGGGCGCAATGAGTCCGAGACTAGAGGCACGGAGTCaacaccaccggcaccggacGATCCGCCCGAAGTCTTCCAGGGCCGCCGTGTCAGTACGTTCGATATTCCGACGAGGAAGAT TGAGAATGATACCGCGGGTGATAGCAATGCGTCCGGCAGTGGTAAAGAAGAACCGAAGCGGGTAGAGGAGAACTGTTCCGCAAACGTACAGCAAGGGcaggaacagcagcaaccacaccagcagcagcagcaacagcagccccCATCGGCAGCAGCTCCCATTGCAGAGCGTGTAGTAGTCACCAAACAAACTAAGTCAGCATCACCCCAGGAGGAGGA TGCCCCAGTTAAACGAGATCGTTCCGCTTCCATTGGATCGATACCGGTGGTCGAGCAGAACCGGACGATGGTATTCCTGATCGGCCAGTCCGATCTGCGTCTGATCAGCCCGGACCGTAAGCAGGTGCTGCTGCACAAAGCGTTCCGCGATGTAGCGAGCTGTGCCCATGGGCACAAAAATTCGGACCACTTCGGCATCATCTGCCGCGATATGAACAACGACGGGTACATCGGGTACGTGTTCAAATGCCAGTCGGAACAGGTGGCGGAAGATGTCGTATTTTCCATCTCGCAAGCCTTCACCGCATGTTCGGAGCAAACGAAGCAGAAGGAACGGGCAGCGGCACAGATATTCTCCTGCGAGCACTGCCCGATGCTGTGGTACCACAAGCTGTGCACCGATACCGAGGGCCAGAGCGACAAGAAGACACAGTACATGATTTTCAAGCGCATCGATACCACGCTCACCGACGACGAGCAGCGATTGCTGATGGAGAAGTATCGCGGGGCGGAAGAGGCGGCCGGCAGCAGCCTTGGGGAGCAGAACCAATTTctgatgatgttgctgcgTGCGCACTGTGAGTCGAAGCAGCAGCGGCACGTGCACGATACGGTGGAGCATAGGACCGAATTTTTGAACCAGTATCTCGGCGGCAGTGGCATCTTTATGAAGGCGAAACGTTCGCTTACCAGCTCGTTCGATCATCTGCTGAAAAGGCGTACCAGCCGGGATGATTTTGTGGCCGGTAGTCTCAAGGATTCGAGCTCGACCGGTGAGCTGAAGGACGGTGGCTTTGAACCGGTAACGCGAGCGCGTGCCTCCACGATCGGATCAAGCCCGTCGATGGGACGGAAGAATTCGGACGCCGGCAATGGGACAACACCACAGCTCAAGTCACCGATGATGGATAT CTTCATCAAGGTTGGCAACAGCCCCAGAGATCATGGCCATGCCGGATCCTGGCGGCAGGCGATGCTGCACCGCGTTGTAACACCGtcgaaaaatatgaaaagtgGCCCAGAAGAGTACATGTCGCCACTGCGTGCGGCTGGCGCACCGGCTAAGAAGCGTACGCGGGAAGAGCTCCGGGAGCTGTGGCGCGTCGGCATCAAGCAAACAATCATCCTGAACCGCATGGAGAAGGAGAACGCCCATCTGCAGGCACGCCAGCACGAAATCAAATCGAACGAGATACGTCGCGTCAAGCTGGAGTACGACGAGATCGCGGTGTGCGATAAACGGGCGGCCGAGCAGTGGGACACGCTGCTGGACAATTGCGCTGCGTCGGTTGCAATCCCGACCAAACAGGCACTGCTGTACCAGGCGATGAAGAACGGTGTACCACGCTCGAAGCGGGGTGAAATCTGGATGTATCTGGCCGAGCAGCATGCGCATCGCTATCCGGCCCCGATCGATACGACCAACTTTCCGAACTTTAACACACCGTACCACGTGCTGCTGAAGAACCTGACCGAACATCAGCACGCCATCTTTATCGATTTAG GTCGTACATTCCCGGATCATAAGTACTACAAGGACGCACTCGGCGTCGGACAACTGTCACTGTTTAACCTGCTGAAGGCGTACTCCATTCTCGATCCGGAGCTAGGCTACTGTCAGGGACTGGGATTCATCTGTGCCGTCCTGTTGCTGCAC cTCGAAGAAGCCGACGCATTCGAGCTGCTCAAGCACCTCATGTTCCGGCGGCAGATGCGCGCCAAATATCTGCCCGACATGAAACAGTTTCAGCTGCAGCTGTACCAACTGTCCCGGTTGCTGAAGGACCACATACCGGAGCTGTACGAGTGGTTCGATCAGCACGACATCTCGCCGACGCTGTACGCCGCCCCCTGGATACTGACCGTCTTCAGCTCCCACTTTCCGCTCGGGTTTGTGGTGCGCGTGTTCGATCTGCTGTTTCTCGAATCGTTCGACGTCATCTTTCGGTGTGCGATCGCGCTGCTGGAAGCGCACAAGGAACCGCTGCTGCAGCGTGACAACTTCGAGGACATTATGGATTACCTGAAGAACGTCATTCCCAAGATCGATGCCGAGGTGATGGAGAAGGTTTTTCGGAATGTGTTCCGGTCCGATTTCTCGCGTCAGCTGATCGAATCCCAGGTCGAATATAATGTGCTGCAGGAGGAGATGACGTCGCAGAACCATCACCGGGAAAGCTACAACCGGCTGAAGGAGGAATACCAGCAACTTAACGCGCAGCTTCAATTTTCCCAGTCGAACATGATGCAGCTCGAGAAGCAGCGCCTGTGCCAGCAGGACCAGATACAGTCGCTACAGACACAGGTGCAAACGCTGGAAAACACCGTCCACACGCTGGTGAGGTTTATCGAGCAAACGGTCGATGCACGGTCGGACGCTGTGCTGCCGAACGATGTGTGTCGCATTGTGCAGCAGGTACAggaactgcagcagcagcagcagcagcagcaaaagaaacgCTCACCAATATTTGTCGACCGTAAGATTGGCAAATCGATCTCGTTCAACAGCAACCTGGGCCTGGCGCTGAACGTGCTGGAGGAAGCGACCGAACCGGACGGTCCCGGAAcgccaacgaagaagaagcaaccCTACTTCCAAAACTCCTTCACCCAgatccggcagcagcagcagcggaccAGCCTGTGGCTGCACAAGCTCGACGAGTGtaacagcaccaccagcccGGAGCATGGGGTCGGTAGCAGCGTGACGGGCAGCACCGGTGGCCTATCGTCGGCCAGCATGAAAGCACTGTCCGGCAACAGTGACGACAGTGGTATAGCGACCCCGATCAGTCCCCAGCTGCATGCACCCTCCACCACACCGATGGTGGCCGAAAGTCGACCGCTGGTACCGTTCGAGAACCATCCGCTCAGCAGCTGCGGTGATGTGGCCGTACAGTACAACGGTACGACGCAGCTAAAGTCGCTGAAACCACGCTCCCAATCGCGACACGGTTCCGTCTCCTCGATCGTGAGCGAAACGAGCACGGAGCCAAGGCCGCAAATAGCGACGGATCGAAGTTAA